A single window of Sphingobacterium sp. ML3W DNA harbors:
- a CDS encoding DUF4374 domain-containing protein: MKNTIKSAIAIALLATMTISCSDKDTQGIESPKGNYVLTVSPVASTGVADYLLTAPDLESGMVTTAGQGIEQDGTYRYYVTHNNKFFSMLYGQGNPGAVTAYNIVDGKLTRLSNFVTETVQAFAPVNEDILMLKIPRDMTNPLANYYRLNTNSLLLAGEGTLDVQKVAGNGESAFFTWIKQVGNKVYAPYMSVQACCNAAFDTAYPDSAYVAVYSYPEMKLDKVIKDDRMSYIGRYFRDGLALDEQGDVYAFSSAVATKGGAITSKKPSAILRIKSGASEFDKGYYFDIEAVSAGKNITNWTYVGQGKFVVQMTTKAEKGGYNDGKHIGIVDVYNKSFKDVTGMPDLDKIKAVTYNNYSAKDGNAYIGVALTDAVSYIYKVNANSAAATQGLRVEGGSITAVTRVQ; the protein is encoded by the coding sequence ATGAAAAATACAATTAAATCAGCTATTGCCATAGCCTTATTAGCCACTATGACTATATCTTGTAGCGATAAGGATACACAGGGGATAGAGTCCCCTAAAGGAAATTATGTGCTGACTGTCTCACCTGTAGCCTCGACTGGGGTAGCAGATTATTTATTGACAGCACCAGATTTGGAATCGGGTATGGTAACCACAGCTGGACAGGGGATTGAGCAAGACGGAACCTATCGCTATTATGTGACACACAATAATAAGTTTTTCTCCATGCTTTATGGTCAAGGAAATCCTGGGGCAGTGACTGCTTATAATATCGTGGACGGTAAATTAACACGACTATCCAATTTTGTAACCGAGACAGTACAGGCTTTTGCACCTGTGAATGAGGATATCCTGATGTTAAAAATTCCTCGCGATATGACCAATCCATTGGCCAATTACTATCGTTTGAACACCAATAGCCTCTTGTTGGCTGGTGAAGGAACTTTAGATGTACAAAAAGTAGCTGGAAATGGTGAATCTGCATTTTTTACCTGGATTAAACAAGTTGGAAATAAAGTATATGCTCCTTACATGTCTGTTCAGGCATGTTGCAATGCTGCATTTGATACTGCTTATCCAGATAGTGCATACGTAGCTGTGTATTCTTACCCAGAAATGAAATTGGATAAAGTGATAAAAGATGACCGTATGAGCTACATTGGTCGTTATTTTAGAGATGGATTAGCTTTGGATGAGCAAGGAGATGTCTATGCCTTTTCATCTGCGGTAGCCACTAAAGGAGGAGCTATTACGTCGAAAAAACCTTCTGCTATCTTACGTATAAAATCAGGAGCTAGCGAGTTCGATAAAGGATATTATTTTGATATTGAAGCAGTCAGTGCAGGTAAAAATATTACAAATTGGACCTATGTAGGTCAAGGAAAATTTGTCGTTCAGATGACCACAAAAGCAGAAAAAGGCGGTTATAATGATGGTAAACATATCGGTATCGTAGACGTGTACAATAAAAGCTTTAAAGATGTGACAGGCATGCCGGATTTGGATAAGATAAAAGCCGTTACTTACAATAATTATTCAGCAAAAGATGGCAACGCTTATATAGGTGTAGCCTTGACAGATGCGGTGAGTTATATATATAAAGTCAATGCTAATTCCGCAGCAGCAACACAAGGCCTTAGGGTTGAAGGTGGTTCCATAACTGCTGTAACACGCGTTCAATAG
- a CDS encoding c-type cytochrome — MKRTLNLLFLFPILLGFTNNVEKPEQQKVTTKSTNYSTAQQVQDSVKTLPGAPADLIMTPFTGADVTPSPACLAVAPTGEVYVGVDMIGSLGKDMGKGFIRRFVDTDNDGKMDKHTDFARVDNPRGIFILGDQVFVLHTTFDASSGIATGMDLVVFEDKDQDGIADGAAKPLIVGLSNTKYIQERGTDHATNGIRMGIDGWMYIAVGDFGFHNATGTDGKKLTMLGGGILRVRPDGKEMEVYTHGLRNIYDVAIDPYMNIFTRDNTNDGGGWDIRFSHQIQSGEYGYPLLFQNFTEEIIPALAMLGGGSGTGSLFMDEDTWPAKYNKVPMMADWGRSFLYMHHVTPDGPSFTQKEEEFIKLPQITDLDVDGSGRLYLAAWDGAGYSGNPDKGYVARAVPKGWTYKAFPNVKKSTVAELTDLLKSGSATARFYASQELLSRPADEVASATLAIAKDKSLALSARVAAIYTYTQVAKEKGIPALVALAKEDQLREFALRTLTDRLGTLDQVPIDPFIDGLKDPSIRVQTASIVALGRLGRIEAANALLQTPVPASFVAPAKGVEGPHHVPNAAIIPSHLAVQALVRLNAVNPSVGFLGTESPDLALWAMRYMHDARAVDGLISAYGKSKDQKLKDKILVTLARLYKKEAAYDASWWWGTRPDSHGPYYKGIVWESSPAIEQFLKAESVKAGASKKQFFADLNDKFRMEIAAFNIVKKEVAVKEGAEKKVDLNKIKNQKGQVGKTSIEDILIAISKIKGDPVKGKALFTKQGCYACHSVSKSETMKGPFMGQIGAIMNREQIAESILKPNASISQGFSTVLISTKDKKSFMGFVTKETADQVVLRDIAGSVTTVKKNNIATRKEMSNSMMPAGLANSLTVEEFASLVAFLEKQK; from the coding sequence ATGAAAAGGACATTAAATCTATTGTTTCTCTTTCCTATATTATTGGGTTTTACCAATAATGTCGAAAAGCCTGAACAACAAAAAGTAACAACAAAAAGCACAAATTATTCGACGGCACAACAGGTGCAGGATAGTGTCAAAACTTTACCAGGAGCGCCAGCAGATCTCATCATGACGCCCTTTACAGGTGCAGATGTTACCCCAAGCCCAGCTTGTTTAGCAGTGGCACCTACGGGTGAAGTGTATGTTGGTGTTGATATGATCGGATCGTTAGGAAAAGATATGGGAAAAGGATTTATCCGCCGATTTGTCGATACAGACAATGATGGGAAAATGGATAAGCATACCGATTTTGCTCGTGTTGATAATCCTAGAGGTATATTTATCTTAGGAGACCAAGTCTTTGTTCTACATACCACATTCGATGCTTCGTCAGGAATAGCTACAGGAATGGATTTGGTGGTTTTTGAAGATAAGGATCAAGATGGAATAGCAGATGGCGCAGCCAAACCGCTTATTGTCGGATTGAGTAATACCAAATATATTCAAGAACGTGGTACTGACCACGCCACCAATGGTATTAGAATGGGTATTGACGGCTGGATGTATATTGCCGTTGGTGACTTTGGATTTCACAATGCAACAGGTACTGATGGTAAAAAACTGACGATGTTAGGAGGGGGTATTTTACGCGTACGTCCTGATGGTAAAGAAATGGAAGTCTATACGCATGGTTTACGTAATATTTACGACGTAGCTATCGATCCTTATATGAACATTTTTACGCGGGATAATACCAATGATGGTGGAGGATGGGATATTCGTTTCTCACATCAGATCCAATCTGGAGAATATGGTTATCCATTATTGTTTCAAAACTTTACAGAAGAAATTATTCCTGCTTTAGCCATGTTAGGTGGTGGTTCGGGTACAGGTTCTTTATTTATGGACGAAGATACTTGGCCAGCAAAGTACAATAAAGTACCTATGATGGCAGATTGGGGAAGAAGTTTCCTTTATATGCATCATGTGACTCCAGATGGACCAAGTTTTACTCAAAAAGAAGAAGAGTTTATCAAATTGCCACAAATCACGGATTTGGATGTAGATGGTTCAGGTAGATTATACTTAGCAGCTTGGGATGGTGCCGGATATTCAGGGAACCCAGATAAAGGTTATGTTGCTCGTGCAGTTCCAAAAGGATGGACGTATAAAGCATTTCCTAATGTGAAGAAATCTACTGTTGCAGAGTTGACTGATTTATTGAAATCAGGAAGTGCAACAGCCCGATTTTATGCTTCACAAGAACTTCTTTCAAGACCTGCTGATGAGGTTGCATCAGCAACACTAGCTATTGCAAAAGATAAGAGTTTAGCATTAAGTGCACGCGTAGCAGCTATCTATACCTATACGCAAGTTGCAAAAGAAAAAGGAATTCCAGCTTTAGTTGCATTAGCAAAAGAAGATCAGCTCCGTGAATTTGCTTTACGTACATTGACAGATCGTTTGGGTACATTGGATCAAGTTCCAATCGATCCATTTATTGACGGCTTAAAAGACCCATCGATACGTGTGCAAACAGCTTCTATAGTTGCTTTAGGACGACTTGGACGTATCGAAGCAGCAAATGCCTTGTTACAGACACCCGTGCCAGCATCATTTGTTGCGCCAGCAAAAGGAGTCGAAGGACCACATCATGTTCCTAATGCAGCGATTATACCTTCGCATCTAGCAGTGCAAGCTTTAGTTCGTTTGAATGCCGTTAATCCAAGTGTTGGGTTCTTGGGAACTGAGAGTCCTGATTTAGCGTTGTGGGCTATGCGTTATATGCATGATGCTAGAGCAGTTGACGGATTAATTTCCGCCTACGGAAAATCTAAAGACCAAAAGTTGAAAGATAAAATTTTGGTAACGCTAGCTCGTTTGTATAAAAAAGAAGCGGCTTATGATGCATCATGGTGGTGGGGTACTCGTCCAGATTCACACGGACCATACTACAAAGGTATCGTTTGGGAATCTTCTCCAGCAATTGAACAGTTCTTAAAAGCGGAAAGCGTAAAGGCTGGAGCTTCAAAAAAACAGTTTTTTGCAGATCTGAATGATAAGTTCCGCATGGAAATCGCTGCTTTCAATATCGTAAAGAAAGAAGTTGCTGTAAAAGAAGGGGCAGAGAAAAAAGTTGATTTAAATAAAATCAAAAACCAAAAAGGACAAGTTGGTAAAACTTCTATCGAAGATATCTTGATAGCGATCTCTAAAATCAAAGGTGATCCTGTAAAAGGAAAAGCATTATTTACAAAACAAGGATGTTATGCTTGTCATAGTGTTAGCAAAAGTGAAACGATGAAAGGACCATTTATGGGCCAGATTGGGGCAATCATGAATCGTGAGCAAATTGCAGAATCTATTTTGAAACCTAATGCTTCTATATCTCAAGGTTTTTCAACGGTGTTGATCAGTACCAAGGATAAAAAGAGTTTTATGGGTTTTGTAACAAAAGAAACAGCAGATCAAGTTGTATTGAGAGATATCGCTGGTTCGGTTACGACTGTTAAAAAGAATAATATAGCAACTAGAAAAGAAATGAGCAATTCTATGATGCCAGCAGGTTTGGCAAATTCATTAACAGTTGAAGAGTTCGCTTCTTTGGTCGCTTTTCTTGAAAAACAAAAGTAA
- a CDS encoding metallophosphoesterase: MAQRLILILLLFLVGDIYFYQAIVTLFSNSLIHVIYWVIDILVLIAIIATVILRQRISDIQRYASTLITAMLLIFIPKLFSIPILLLEDIGRIFRNFPPRNFYVSELVVILAGAVFLAIIFGLTRGRHFYRVRKEILYFSDLPEAFDNFTITQLSDIHSGSLRNIKGVQKGIDLANAQNSDLLLFTGDLVNNLASEMDSWIDLFTTLKAPYGKYSVLGNHDYGDYVKWSSTSLKEANLLRVKEIHREMGFKLLLNEAVLLHRHGQSIALVGVENWGKGGFHQFGNLNQATGAIPADSFKILMSHDPSHWDAVTVDHEKHVHLTLAGHTHGMQFGIELFGFKWSPIQYFYKQWAGLYQRDGKFLYVNRGFGYHGLKGRVGVWPEITVLTLKRTKDK, translated from the coding sequence ATGGCACAGAGACTTATTTTGATTTTATTACTATTCTTGGTAGGAGATATTTACTTCTATCAAGCAATTGTTACACTTTTTTCGAATTCCTTGATTCATGTTATTTATTGGGTTATAGATATTTTGGTCCTTATTGCAATTATAGCCACTGTAATTCTTCGGCAACGTATCAGCGATATTCAGCGTTACGCATCTACCTTGATTACAGCCATGTTGCTTATTTTTATTCCAAAATTATTTTCCATTCCGATTCTATTACTAGAAGACATCGGTCGGATATTCCGTAATTTTCCACCTCGAAATTTTTACGTCAGTGAACTTGTCGTTATACTAGCGGGTGCGGTTTTTTTGGCTATTATTTTTGGATTGACGCGAGGTCGGCATTTTTATAGAGTTAGAAAAGAGATTCTTTATTTTTCAGATTTACCCGAAGCATTTGATAATTTTACGATCACACAATTATCTGATATCCATTCTGGTAGTTTACGTAATATCAAAGGGGTACAGAAGGGTATTGACTTGGCGAATGCTCAAAATAGCGATTTGCTGTTGTTCACAGGGGATCTAGTTAATAATTTGGCTTCAGAGATGGATTCCTGGATTGATCTTTTTACGACATTGAAGGCCCCCTATGGAAAGTATTCTGTTCTAGGAAACCATGATTATGGCGATTATGTCAAATGGTCGAGCACTTCACTCAAAGAGGCTAATCTATTGCGTGTTAAAGAAATTCATCGTGAAATGGGATTTAAATTGTTACTCAACGAAGCAGTCTTGTTGCATAGACATGGCCAAAGTATTGCTTTAGTTGGAGTGGAGAATTGGGGCAAAGGCGGTTTTCATCAATTTGGTAACCTCAATCAAGCTACAGGTGCTATACCAGCAGATTCTTTTAAGATCCTGATGTCTCATGACCCATCTCATTGGGATGCGGTTACTGTAGATCATGAGAAGCATGTGCACCTGACTCTGGCTGGGCATACACATGGCATGCAATTTGGAATTGAGCTCTTTGGTTTTAAATGGAGTCCCATCCAATATTTCTATAAGCAGTGGGCAGGACTATATCAACGCGACGGGAAATTCCTTTATGTCAATAGAGGTTTCGGTTACCATGGTCTTAAAGGTAGGGTAGGCGTATGGCCTGAGATTACGGTTCTTACCTTAAAAAGAACCAAAGATAAATGA
- a CDS encoding PepSY-associated TM helix domain-containing protein, whose translation MDQRKYNIYFHTHTISGIVIAALLYVIFFAGSFSFFKDDIAAWQKGKSLSNVDAPADFNYILDSMGTKYNLQGRNFDFYLLRQGHGTYVNMSISQDTTISKPEVKTEKTKGRKRRGAKNEDSAYFLHSFVDKTQSSYDEGYDMGEFLYRLHFLAPLNQIPIQLGTPFGYLLAGIVSFLFLFALITGLFLHWDKIKNNFFLFRPWSKWKTVWTDMHTILGVIGFPFQFIFAITGVVLIVNYVLISPFSKLIFNGDQDKLYQELQYTRPMEATYSYQVLPNKMDVNAFVNHWMREWPESDISRLYIRNYGDKSMEIALETKPKPSANFAGSGYVRMKAIEGKPSILKSPKTDATYVDWVKSLVYHLHFGDFGGRTLRILYFVLGLLGCVVITSGIMIWLVAREKPNIPPYKRKFNFWAANLFISMSLSMLPITAFTFIVIKFSDTVNQSFIYSLYFYSWVVMIIYLLVLRDLTKVNKHTLIFSTILCLAVPVVNGITTNLWVWNTFQTKSYDILFIDMLFITMSMVCGFAFFKVLKQAKSFKILK comes from the coding sequence ATGGATCAAAGAAAATACAATATTTACTTTCATACCCACACGATCAGTGGTATTGTGATCGCAGCATTGCTTTACGTAATCTTTTTTGCTGGTTCATTCTCCTTTTTTAAAGATGATATTGCCGCATGGCAAAAAGGTAAATCATTAAGCAATGTAGATGCTCCTGCAGATTTCAATTATATCCTCGACTCTATGGGTACAAAGTATAACCTACAGGGTCGAAATTTTGATTTCTACTTATTGAGACAGGGACATGGGACTTATGTCAATATGAGTATCTCTCAAGATACAACGATTAGTAAACCAGAAGTAAAAACTGAAAAAACAAAAGGTCGTAAGAGACGTGGTGCGAAAAATGAGGATTCAGCCTATTTCTTACACTCTTTTGTCGATAAAACCCAGAGTTCTTATGATGAAGGCTATGATATGGGTGAGTTTTTATATCGATTACATTTTTTAGCCCCACTCAATCAGATTCCGATTCAATTGGGAACGCCCTTTGGTTACCTTCTAGCTGGAATTGTATCATTCTTATTTCTTTTTGCTTTGATAACAGGGTTGTTTCTTCATTGGGATAAGATAAAAAATAATTTCTTTTTATTTAGACCTTGGAGTAAATGGAAAACAGTATGGACTGATATGCATACTATTTTGGGCGTAATCGGATTTCCATTTCAATTCATATTCGCCATTACGGGTGTTGTTCTCATCGTCAACTATGTCCTTATTTCACCTTTTAGTAAATTAATTTTTAATGGTGATCAGGATAAGCTGTATCAAGAGCTTCAGTATACCAGACCCATGGAAGCAACTTATAGTTATCAGGTATTACCTAATAAAATGGACGTTAACGCATTTGTCAATCACTGGATGCGTGAATGGCCAGAATCGGACATTTCGAGACTGTATATCCGCAATTATGGAGATAAAAGTATGGAAATCGCGCTAGAAACCAAACCAAAGCCGAGTGCAAATTTTGCAGGATCTGGTTATGTTCGCATGAAAGCTATTGAGGGGAAACCGTCCATACTAAAATCTCCTAAAACTGACGCAACCTATGTCGATTGGGTCAAAAGTTTAGTTTATCACTTACATTTTGGAGACTTTGGCGGCCGCACCTTACGCATTTTGTATTTTGTTCTCGGTTTATTGGGCTGTGTAGTGATCACTTCCGGTATTATGATTTGGCTAGTAGCACGGGAGAAACCTAATATTCCACCATACAAGAGAAAGTTTAATTTCTGGGCTGCAAATCTGTTTATCTCCATGTCCTTAAGTATGCTGCCTATTACTGCATTTACCTTTATTGTGATTAAATTTTCTGATACTGTTAATCAGAGTTTTATCTATAGTCTTTATTTCTATAGTTGGGTAGTGATGATCATTTATTTATTAGTGTTACGCGATCTAACTAAAGTAAACAAGCATACGTTAATCTTCTCAACCATTTTGTGTCTAGCTGTGCCAGTTGTCAATGGGATAACAACAAACCTTTGGGTCTGGAATACCTTCCAAACAAAATCATATGATATTTTGTTCATCGATATGCTTTTTATTACGATGTCCATGGTATGTGGTTTTGCTTTTTTTAAAGTATTGAAACAAGCAAAATCTTTTAAAATATTGAAATAA
- a CDS encoding family 20 glycosylhydrolase — MKLKKIYAIMAFQLFAGSLFAQAQLDSLAVTKLSPLFSQPTLKNNKLVVPKIKGYEVSLIGSDNKVVIDLNGQISQPLIDKKVNVLYKIVRKSDHAFGEIPMKDIVIKGVYGDQGVGEQPFVIPSLREWYGVDGVFKLRSESAIVLQQQDEESAKAAQLLKEDIKKLIGLDLPVRTGEPKAGDIFIGSKGDKALGNEGYSLKIDDVFSIQAPNYNGKVFGTRTLLQLLSQNNKQLTIPKGFSRDYPTYEVRGFMLDVGRKFFTIDFLNDYVELMSYYKMSNFHIHLSDNAFPKYFNYNWDNTYSGFRLENERYPNLASKDGHYTKAEFIALQKKALRYGVTIIPEIDVPAHSLAISQAVPGVGSEKYGQDHLDLDNPLTYEVVKNIFDEYTKGPNPVFIGEEVHVGTDEYDKSESEKFRKFTDFVIKVVQGNGKKVRAWGALTHAQGTTPVTVKDVRLNMWYNGYADPIAMKKLGYQQISTPDGWLYIVPAAGYYYDYLNTDNLYNNWEPRKIGDITFEKGDPIVDGGMFAVWNDIAGNGISEKDVHNRVFPAVQVLSEKMWGAEDLHSSLFTFNEKKKSVIEAPGLNMRGHYIADDPLLLYLNFDSQTRNQLDNEWKDAQASGTQFEKGIKGNGLKFTGDASQLVLPIAEIGEQYTVSFWVKPAAQLKGDLFKSKNAKIFSDDKGLGFTRDGYQYYFDYSLPVNEWSQVSITGDNIGTQLYVNGKLVKDMKPYDVVMPYKDKNNGKEIKYKKVQTLVFPLSEISLKNAILDELKVYNQKMTAQELMSEFRMR, encoded by the coding sequence ATGAAATTGAAAAAAATCTATGCAATAATGGCATTTCAGCTTTTTGCTGGTAGTCTTTTTGCACAGGCGCAGCTCGATAGCCTTGCTGTTACAAAATTAAGTCCTCTTTTTTCTCAACCTACTCTTAAGAATAATAAGCTGGTCGTTCCAAAGATAAAAGGATATGAAGTCTCCTTAATCGGATCGGATAATAAAGTGGTGATTGACCTAAATGGTCAAATTTCACAACCTTTAATTGATAAAAAAGTAAATGTACTTTATAAGATCGTACGCAAATCGGACCATGCTTTTGGTGAGATTCCGATGAAAGATATCGTCATCAAAGGTGTTTATGGAGATCAAGGAGTAGGAGAGCAGCCTTTTGTTATTCCGTCACTTCGTGAATGGTATGGGGTGGATGGGGTATTTAAATTACGTTCAGAATCTGCAATTGTCTTACAACAGCAGGATGAGGAGTCGGCTAAAGCCGCACAACTTTTAAAAGAAGATATCAAAAAGTTGATTGGACTGGATTTGCCTGTGCGAACGGGAGAACCAAAAGCAGGCGATATCTTTATTGGTTCTAAAGGCGACAAAGCCCTAGGCAATGAAGGGTATTCCCTAAAAATTGATGATGTTTTCAGCATTCAAGCTCCAAATTACAACGGTAAGGTTTTCGGAACAAGAACGCTGTTGCAGCTGCTCTCTCAAAACAATAAACAACTGACAATACCAAAAGGCTTCTCTCGTGATTACCCTACCTACGAGGTGCGGGGATTTATGTTGGATGTAGGGCGTAAATTTTTTACGATCGATTTTTTAAATGATTACGTCGAGCTGATGTCTTATTATAAGATGTCTAATTTTCATATTCACCTTAGTGATAATGCTTTTCCAAAGTACTTTAATTATAACTGGGATAATACGTATTCGGGATTTAGGTTAGAAAATGAACGCTATCCAAATCTAGCTTCTAAAGATGGGCATTATACCAAGGCTGAATTTATAGCATTGCAAAAAAAAGCACTTCGTTATGGAGTGACTATTATTCCTGAAATCGATGTTCCTGCTCATTCATTGGCTATCAGCCAGGCAGTACCCGGTGTAGGTAGTGAAAAGTATGGACAGGATCATCTTGACCTAGACAATCCGTTGACATACGAAGTGGTCAAGAATATATTTGACGAGTATACAAAAGGTCCTAACCCGGTGTTTATTGGTGAAGAAGTGCACGTCGGAACGGATGAATATGATAAAAGTGAATCTGAGAAATTTAGAAAATTTACAGATTTTGTCATCAAAGTGGTACAGGGCAATGGTAAGAAGGTACGCGCTTGGGGAGCATTGACGCATGCTCAAGGTACGACACCTGTTACAGTGAAGGATGTGCGTCTGAATATGTGGTACAACGGTTATGCCGATCCTATCGCGATGAAGAAATTGGGCTACCAACAGATCAGTACACCTGATGGATGGCTGTATATCGTGCCGGCAGCGGGTTATTACTACGATTACTTGAATACAGACAACTTATATAATAATTGGGAACCGAGAAAGATTGGTGATATCACCTTTGAAAAAGGTGATCCTATCGTTGACGGAGGCATGTTTGCGGTATGGAATGATATCGCAGGAAATGGAATATCGGAAAAAGATGTGCATAACCGTGTGTTCCCAGCTGTGCAGGTGCTTTCCGAGAAAATGTGGGGAGCAGAAGATCTACATTCAAGCTTATTTACCTTCAATGAAAAAAAGAAATCGGTCATAGAAGCTCCAGGTTTGAATATGAGAGGTCATTATATCGCTGATGATCCTTTGCTACTTTACCTGAACTTTGATTCGCAAACACGCAATCAGCTGGACAACGAATGGAAAGATGCGCAAGCTTCGGGAACACAGTTTGAAAAAGGTATAAAGGGCAATGGACTTAAGTTTACTGGAGATGCAAGTCAATTGGTGTTGCCTATAGCTGAAATTGGGGAGCAGTATACGGTGTCTTTTTGGGTCAAACCGGCAGCGCAATTAAAAGGTGATCTTTTTAAGTCTAAGAATGCTAAAATATTCAGTGATGATAAGGGGCTTGGATTTACACGTGATGGTTATCAGTATTACTTTGATTATTCTTTACCTGTAAACGAGTGGAGTCAGGTAAGCATCACTGGTGACAACATAGGGACACAATTGTATGTTAATGGCAAATTGGTCAAAGACATGAAACCATATGATGTAGTGATGCCTTATAAGGATAAGAATAATGGGAAGGAAATCAAGTATAAGAAAGTACAGACCTTAGTTTTTCCTCTGTCCGAAATCAGTTTAAAGAATGCGATATTGGATGAGTTGAAAGTGTATAATCAAAAAATGACCGCACAGGAGCTTATGAGTGAATTTAGAATGCGATAG